The following are from one region of the Desulfovibrio sp. JC010 genome:
- a CDS encoding MASE1 domain-containing protein has product MSDNRKIIMENLAVAAAYWIVSHLNWVVFSSVGVLPMPIWPAAAVAIIAALYRGWAIGSGIALGTILANHFSLGAPWAFACCIAVMNTLGPLLGASLIRSKNGGGLHFKTAGNMGFAVFVGVFLVPLLTALGGIGSKFMFGFLPAGKVVVSIARWGMAHALGTFVFAVPYFAWLESRVSHER; this is encoded by the coding sequence ATGTCTGACAACCGAAAGATAATAATGGAAAATCTGGCTGTTGCAGCGGCCTACTGGATTGTGTCTCATCTGAACTGGGTCGTATTCAGCAGTGTGGGTGTGTTGCCCATGCCTATATGGCCTGCGGCGGCTGTTGCTATTATTGCTGCGTTATATAGAGGGTGGGCCATCGGTTCGGGCATAGCCCTGGGAACAATTCTGGCCAACCATTTTTCACTGGGCGCGCCGTGGGCTTTTGCGTGCTGCATTGCGGTTATGAATACGCTGGGTCCGCTTTTAGGGGCCTCGCTGATCAGAAGTAAAAACGGCGGCGGGCTGCATTTCAAGACTGCCGGAAATATGGGCTTTGCCGTGTTTGTCGGGGTTTTCCTTGTTCCGCTGCTGACTGCGCTCGGAGGAATCGGCAGTAAATTTATGTTCGGATTTCTGCCCGCAGGTAAGGTGGTTGTTTCAATTGCCCGTTGGGGTATGGCCCATGCTCTGGGAACGTTTGTTTTTGCGGTTCCCTATTTTGCATGGCTGGAAAGCAGGGTGAGCCATGAGCGGTAG
- a CDS encoding PAS domain S-box protein, with amino-acid sequence MSGSKNPGRSMLLTFLLFALCMWFVDSIFELLWFNEEGAGLGHHFFPIDDPHEMFMRILMVSSILLSGAVVSFMYGRVSLSEERARESEQKLKTIFNSIGDAVIATDAQGRVTRMNPVAEQLTGWSVGAATGLALPDVFKIINSVTKHPCENPVDKVLQSKKVVGLANHTTLISHDGEEFQIADSAAPVFDKYGNISGTVLVFRDVSEDYRQREELRKLRNYLSNIIDSMPSILVGVDVDGKVTQWNMTAEKATGVSSGDAYGKPLASVFPRMGAEMDKIRESIRSRQPRNEERKSRQGEGGVHYEDVTIFPLIANGVEGAVIQIDDVTERCNLEQMMIQTEKMMSVGGLAAGMAHEINNPLAAISGNTQNILNRIYKDLDKNRRVAGECEVELDNLRDYLSRRDVPRMLNGISESCNRAATIVSNMLRFSRKSKKEFTGCNLAELMNNTIELAANDYDLKREYDFRKIEIIKEYSPDLSEVHCEENEIQQVFLNLLKNGAQAMMEKEYIDDGPCFILRLKKEGRMAVVEVEDNGPGMDEDVRKRVFEPFFSTKSVGHGTGLGLSVSYFIITDQHNGLMEVNSVPGNWTRFGIKIPISGQEA; translated from the coding sequence ATGAGCGGTAGTAAGAATCCCGGCAGATCCATGCTGCTGACCTTTCTTTTATTTGCCCTTTGCATGTGGTTTGTAGATTCAATTTTTGAATTGCTTTGGTTTAATGAAGAGGGGGCGGGGCTGGGTCATCACTTCTTTCCCATAGACGACCCGCATGAAATGTTCATGCGTATCCTGATGGTCAGTTCGATACTGCTCAGTGGAGCGGTTGTTTCTTTCATGTATGGGCGAGTGTCACTTTCTGAAGAACGGGCTCGTGAAAGTGAGCAGAAGCTGAAAACCATATTTAATTCCATCGGGGATGCGGTGATTGCCACTGATGCACAGGGGCGGGTTACCCGCATGAATCCGGTGGCCGAGCAGCTTACCGGGTGGTCTGTGGGAGCTGCGACGGGGCTTGCCCTGCCTGATGTTTTCAAGATCATTAATTCCGTTACCAAGCATCCGTGTGAAAATCCTGTGGATAAGGTTTTGCAGTCGAAGAAAGTGGTCGGGCTTGCCAATCACACCACACTTATTTCCCATGACGGAGAGGAGTTCCAGATTGCGGATTCCGCAGCTCCTGTGTTTGATAAATATGGCAATATTTCAGGCACTGTCCTTGTCTTCAGGGATGTTTCGGAAGACTATCGGCAACGGGAGGAGTTGCGAAAACTGCGTAATTACCTTTCCAACATCATTGATTCCATGCCTTCCATTCTTGTGGGGGTGGATGTGGATGGCAAAGTCACCCAGTGGAACATGACCGCTGAAAAGGCTACCGGGGTTTCCTCCGGCGATGCATACGGTAAACCTCTTGCTTCTGTTTTTCCGCGTATGGGGGCCGAAATGGATAAGATCAGGGAGAGCATCCGTTCCCGCCAGCCCCGGAATGAGGAACGTAAGTCCCGTCAGGGTGAGGGCGGGGTTCATTATGAAGATGTGACCATCTTTCCGCTCATCGCCAACGGTGTTGAGGGAGCGGTTATCCAGATTGATGATGTTACCGAGCGTTGTAATCTGGAACAGATGATGATTCAGACTGAAAAAATGATGTCTGTGGGCGGGCTGGCAGCTGGAATGGCTCATGAAATAAACAACCCTCTTGCAGCCATCTCCGGTAATACCCAGAATATTCTCAACCGTATTTATAAGGATCTGGACAAGAACCGCAGGGTGGCCGGAGAATGCGAAGTGGAGCTGGATAATCTGCGGGATTATCTTTCCCGCAGGGATGTTCCCAGAATGTTGAACGGTATTTCCGAGTCCTGCAACCGGGCGGCCACCATTGTCAGCAATATGCTTCGGTTCAGTCGCAAGAGCAAAAAAGAGTTCACTGGATGTAATCTGGCTGAACTGATGAATAATACAATTGAACTGGCGGCCAACGATTACGACCTCAAACGGGAATATGATTTCAGAAAGATCGAGATAATCAAAGAGTACAGCCCGGATCTTTCAGAAGTCCACTGCGAAGAAAACGAAATTCAGCAGGTTTTCCTCAATCTGCTGAAAAACGGCGCACAGGCCATGATGGAAAAGGAATATATTGATGACGGACCCTGTTTTATTCTAAGGTTGAAAAAAGAAGGCCGCATGGCTGTTGTGGAAGTTGAAGATAACGGTCCGGGCATGGACGAAGATGTACGCAAAAGGGTTTTTGAGCCGTTTTTCTCCACAAAGAGTGTCGGACACGGGACCGGGCTGGGATTGTCGGTGTCCTATTTTATCATTACGGATCAGCATAACGGATTAATGGAAGTAAATTCGGTTCCGGGCAATTGGACCCGGTTTGGGATTAAGATACCTATTTCAGGGCAGGAGGCGTAG
- a CDS encoding response regulator, whose product MPHSILVLDDDVHVRESLAISLEDEDFDVYEVGSSEDALTFLDGQKVDMVIVDLRLPGMNGTDFINEARLKWPALKFIIYTGSPEFSIPVDLAEVSSVSNSIFLKPLPTCEVMVNEIRRMLA is encoded by the coding sequence ATGCCACATTCAATTCTGGTTCTCGACGATGACGTGCATGTCAGGGAAAGTCTTGCGATAAGCCTTGAAGATGAGGATTTCGATGTCTACGAGGTCGGCAGTTCTGAAGATGCTTTGACTTTTCTGGATGGGCAGAAAGTGGATATGGTGATCGTTGATTTACGGTTGCCCGGAATGAACGGTACTGATTTTATTAATGAAGCCCGGTTAAAATGGCCGGCACTGAAATTTATCATTTATACCGGCTCTCCGGAGTTCAGTATACCGGTGGATCTGGCCGAAGTTTCCAGTGTTTCAAATTCCATATTCCTGAAGCCGTTGCCGACCTGCGAGGTTATGGTCAACGAAATTAGGCGCATGCTGGCTTAG
- a CDS encoding OmpA family protein: protein MPPKKEEIIYIEAKAPVEPPPEEGLPPWMATFADMVTLLLCFFVLLLSFANQDVANFETLKGSMRDAFGMQTQDKTGKHMAFSKSPNSASSMKADAKKKMEALEVDIRAFISAGKLQKLMAVNTDQQGVLVRVPTRAIFMPGTAQINPRATKLLDKVAGIMKKKDFNLVVRGHTDDRATKNNIYSSNWELSAARAASCLRYILKKSGVSSKRVKAVGYAGTKPLVPNTSNRNRAINRRVEFYYQPPSDKF, encoded by the coding sequence GTGCCCCCGAAAAAAGAAGAGATAATATATATAGAAGCGAAAGCACCTGTGGAGCCTCCTCCGGAGGAGGGACTGCCGCCGTGGATGGCCACCTTTGCGGATATGGTTACCCTGTTGTTGTGCTTTTTTGTTCTGCTGCTTTCTTTTGCCAACCAGGATGTTGCTAACTTTGAGACCCTGAAAGGCTCCATGCGCGATGCTTTCGGGATGCAGACTCAGGATAAAACCGGAAAGCATATGGCTTTTTCCAAGAGTCCCAACTCCGCGTCTTCCATGAAAGCTGATGCCAAGAAGAAGATGGAGGCTCTTGAAGTTGATATCAGGGCTTTTATTTCCGCCGGTAAGCTGCAGAAGCTGATGGCGGTGAATACCGATCAGCAGGGTGTGCTGGTCAGGGTTCCCACCAGAGCCATATTCATGCCCGGAACTGCGCAGATTAATCCCAGAGCAACGAAACTGTTGGATAAAGTTGCCGGCATTATGAAGAAAAAGGATTTTAATCTTGTCGTCCGCGGGCACACGGATGACCGGGCCACGAAGAATAATATTTACAGTTCCAACTGGGAGCTTTCTGCTGCAAGGGCGGCTTCCTGTCTGCGTTATATTCTGAAAAAGTCCGGGGTCTCTTCCAAAAGGGTAAAAGCCGTGGGTTATGCCGGAACCAAGCCGCTGGTACCTAATACTTCCAACCGCAACAGGGCCATCAACCGCAGGGTTGAATTCTATTACCAGCCGCCATCTGATAAATTCTGA
- a CDS encoding MucR family transcriptional regulator, with product MEDHLKEALEIVKAQASVRTMTEEEITSMVQKLATGIKKISEGMLDSGSPDPTPPVDPKKAIREKSIICLESGKSFKVLTKRHLAKYGLTPEEYREKWGYAKKTPLVCKSLQRERRKKMKEMKLWEKRKKN from the coding sequence ATGGAAGATCATCTGAAAGAAGCACTTGAAATTGTAAAAGCCCAAGCCAGCGTAAGGACCATGACTGAAGAAGAAATAACTTCCATGGTGCAGAAGCTTGCAACAGGAATCAAAAAAATCAGCGAAGGCATGCTCGACAGCGGCTCCCCTGACCCCACCCCTCCGGTAGATCCCAAAAAAGCCATCAGAGAAAAGAGCATCATCTGTCTGGAATCAGGAAAATCTTTCAAGGTGCTTACCAAACGTCATCTCGCGAAATACGGCCTGACCCCGGAAGAGTACCGCGAAAAATGGGGATACGCCAAAAAGACACCGCTGGTCTGCAAATCCCTGCAGCGTGAGCGGCGTAAAAAAATGAAAGAGATGAAACTCTGGGAAAAACGCAAAAAGAATTAA
- a CDS encoding glycogen/starch/alpha-glucan phosphorylase, with product MPKDINEFLNEIGGMDVDSLVNCVCRHHLSYLGRDYSRTDIFSLYQALAYTLRDRLVGNWIKTQRSYYNQRAKSVYYLSLEFLTGKSLASNTLSLGVEKEVTEILDKFGVTLDEAESAEADAGLGNGGLGRLASCFLDSMASLGIPGYGYGIRYEYGIFKQAIENGEQVEAPDDWLHSGNPWEFNRKGFMFTVRLYGREEQYTHEDGSVRHRWADSAKVMAVPVDMLIPGYKNGNVINMRLWEAQPARRFNFDLFNSGDYIRSMEDAVRSQTISKVLYPNDRLSKGRELRLVQQYFFVSATIQDMMRRFEKLKLDFSELPNRAVVQLNETHPAIAIPELMRILIDEHMLNWDEAWRICRRTFAYTNHTVMPEALEKWPLDMMKKVLPRHVSIIFEINRRFMEDVKARFPGDEERLKRMSIIEDCEFPQVRMAWLAVVGSFIVNGVSALHGELIKKSIFQDFVEMFPGRFTSVTNGITPRRWLKQCNQPLSDLISEKIGDEWVTDLAQLRKLEPLADDPDFQDRWYECKLKEKQRLVDYARNEYGLYLPADWMYDVHVKRIHEYKRQLLNVLHAITLYCRLKKNPDSVAVPRLKIFAGKAAPGYFLAKRIIRLINSVGAVVNSDPAVNHKLRIAFMPNYRVSQAERIIPATDLSEQISLAGTEASGTGNMKFALNGALTIGTLDGANIEIMEEVGREHMFIFGMDADEVEVRRYNGYNPSEIASADQELGEVLHYMGDGTFSEGDRELFKPILDALFDGGDQYMVLADYRDYVDAQDKVDELWLDRRNWLRSSILNTAGSGHFSSDRSIMDYARNIWGIRPMDLEK from the coding sequence ATGCCCAAAGATATTAATGAATTTCTAAATGAAATAGGGGGAATGGATGTTGATTCCCTTGTGAATTGCGTCTGCCGCCACCATCTTTCATATCTGGGACGTGATTACAGCCGTACAGATATCTTCTCTCTCTATCAGGCTTTGGCTTATACTTTGCGGGACCGCCTTGTAGGTAACTGGATCAAAACCCAGCGTTCTTATTACAACCAGCGGGCCAAGAGTGTCTATTACCTCTCCCTTGAATTTTTGACCGGGAAATCTCTGGCCAGCAACACCTTGAGTCTTGGGGTGGAAAAAGAAGTGACTGAAATTCTGGATAAATTCGGGGTCACTCTTGATGAGGCCGAAAGTGCGGAAGCCGATGCCGGGCTGGGTAACGGCGGTCTGGGCAGGCTTGCGTCATGCTTTCTTGATTCCATGGCCAGTCTGGGGATTCCCGGTTACGGCTACGGGATAAGGTATGAGTACGGTATTTTCAAGCAGGCCATTGAGAACGGGGAGCAGGTCGAGGCCCCGGATGACTGGCTGCACAGCGGCAACCCGTGGGAATTCAACCGCAAGGGATTCATGTTTACGGTCCGTCTTTACGGGCGTGAAGAGCAGTACACCCACGAAGACGGATCGGTTCGCCATCGCTGGGCGGACAGTGCCAAAGTAATGGCCGTGCCCGTAGACATGCTCATTCCCGGTTACAAAAACGGCAACGTTATCAACATGCGTCTCTGGGAGGCCCAGCCGGCGCGGCGGTTCAATTTCGACCTCTTCAACAGCGGCGACTACATCCGCTCCATGGAAGATGCGGTCCGTTCCCAGACCATATCCAAGGTCCTTTACCCCAATGACCGTCTTAGTAAAGGACGGGAATTGCGTCTTGTGCAGCAGTATTTTTTTGTCTCGGCCACTATTCAGGATATGATGCGCCGCTTTGAAAAATTGAAACTTGATTTTTCCGAACTGCCCAACCGGGCCGTGGTCCAGCTCAACGAGACCCACCCGGCCATCGCCATCCCGGAACTGATGCGCATTCTAATTGACGAGCATATGCTCAACTGGGATGAGGCATGGCGCATCTGCCGCCGGACTTTCGCATACACTAACCACACGGTCATGCCCGAAGCCCTTGAAAAATGGCCTCTGGACATGATGAAAAAGGTTCTGCCCCGTCATGTTTCCATCATTTTCGAGATCAACCGCCGTTTCATGGAAGATGTGAAGGCCCGTTTTCCCGGTGATGAAGAGCGTTTGAAGCGCATGTCGATTATTGAGGATTGCGAATTCCCGCAGGTGCGTATGGCCTGGCTGGCCGTGGTGGGCAGTTTTATTGTGAACGGGGTTTCCGCCCTGCACGGAGAGTTGATCAAAAAGAGCATTTTTCAGGATTTCGTGGAAATGTTTCCCGGCAGGTTCACCTCGGTGACCAACGGCATTACCCCGCGCAGGTGGCTCAAGCAGTGCAACCAGCCGTTGTCCGACCTGATCAGTGAAAAGATCGGTGATGAGTGGGTGACTGATCTTGCTCAGCTGAGAAAGCTTGAACCGCTGGCTGACGACCCTGACTTTCAGGACCGCTGGTATGAATGCAAGCTTAAGGAAAAGCAGCGGCTGGTGGATTATGCCCGCAATGAATACGGACTCTACCTGCCTGCGGACTGGATGTATGATGTGCATGTTAAACGTATCCATGAATACAAGCGTCAGCTTCTCAATGTGCTGCATGCCATAACCCTGTACTGCCGTTTGAAAAAGAATCCGGATAGTGTGGCTGTGCCGAGGTTGAAGATTTTTGCCGGGAAAGCCGCTCCCGGATATTTTCTTGCCAAGCGCATTATCAGACTGATCAATTCCGTAGGCGCGGTGGTCAACTCCGATCCTGCGGTGAACCATAAACTGCGTATCGCCTTCATGCCCAACTACCGGGTTTCGCAGGCGGAACGCATTATTCCGGCTACCGACCTTTCAGAACAGATTTCCCTTGCCGGGACTGAAGCCTCCGGTACCGGAAATATGAAGTTCGCCCTTAACGGTGCCCTGACCATCGGAACTCTTGACGGGGCCAATATCGAGATTATGGAAGAGGTGGGCCGGGAGCACATGTTCATCTTCGGTATGGATGCGGATGAAGTGGAGGTTCGCCGCTACAACGGATACAACCCTTCTGAAATTGCTTCAGCTGATCAGGAGCTGGGCGAAGTCCTGCATTACATGGGTGACGGCACATTTTCCGAAGGTGACCGGGAGCTGTTCAAGCCGATCCTTGATGCTCTTTTTGATGGCGGTGACCAGTATATGGTCCTTGCCGATTACAGGGATTACGTGGATGCGCAGGACAAGGTTGATGAATTATGGCTGGACCGCAGAAATTGGCTGCGCAGTTCCATTCTTAACACTGCCGGTTCCGGGCATTTTTCCAGTGACAGGTCCATCATGGATTACGCCCGCAATATCTGGGGCATTCGTCCCATGGATTTGGAAAAATAG
- a CDS encoding AMIN domain-containing protein, producing the protein MKMKFRPFTALLLTLLLLVGVCAAAFHMGFFDAFFAEKVEIVQQQEGEGPVVRREVSKLVLPLESGQPGEAEGLNEQDLAAGNNSASTPSSEEHEQNGPDAGNKTEQVVAEKKISESKPESKPKPKPEPKPKAKSVKPLSVKGVLRGIDVSCQPKQAALEISLSSAAGRISWFNLDKPRRLVVDLHGKWKNKAKSVYRIKDCPVQKIVLGEHPGKIRLVIYLDEKAAPAKIKPAVRREDKGIFLKLDF; encoded by the coding sequence ATGAAAATGAAATTTCGTCCTTTTACTGCTTTGCTGTTAACTCTCCTGCTGTTGGTGGGAGTTTGCGCAGCAGCTTTTCACATGGGCTTTTTCGATGCTTTTTTTGCTGAAAAAGTGGAAATCGTCCAGCAACAGGAAGGGGAGGGTCCTGTTGTACGCCGTGAAGTGAGCAAACTGGTTTTACCGCTGGAGTCCGGTCAGCCCGGGGAAGCTGAAGGTCTCAATGAACAGGATCTTGCTGCAGGAAATAATTCCGCATCAACTCCTTCTTCAGAAGAACATGAACAGAACGGCCCGGATGCCGGGAATAAAACAGAGCAGGTTGTTGCTGAGAAAAAAATTTCTGAGTCCAAGCCCGAATCCAAGCCTAAGCCTAAACCGGAACCCAAGCCGAAAGCGAAGTCTGTCAAGCCTCTTTCAGTCAAAGGAGTGCTCAGAGGGATAGATGTTTCCTGTCAGCCGAAACAGGCTGCACTGGAGATCAGCCTTTCTTCCGCTGCGGGTAGAATAAGCTGGTTCAATCTTGATAAGCCGCGCCGTCTGGTTGTTGATCTGCACGGAAAGTGGAAGAACAAGGCTAAATCCGTATACCGGATAAAAGATTGTCCGGTTCAAAAGATTGTGCTTGGCGAACATCCCGGAAAAATTCGTCTGGTCATATATCTTGATGAAAAGGCAGCTCCTGCAAAGATAAAACCTGCTGTGCGCAGGGAGGATAAGGGGATTTTCCTGAAACTGGATTTTTAA
- the pstB gene encoding phosphate ABC transporter ATP-binding protein PstB, whose protein sequence is MGQAVKIASKNLDFYYGDFKALEDISMDFEENRVTALIGPSGCGKSTFLRCLNRMNDLIPGTRVDGDLTLDEEDIYAQGLDVVTLRRRVGMVFQKPNPFPKSIFENVAYGLRVNGVKDKEFIAHKVEESLKGGALWDEVKDRLHSSALGLSGGQQQRLCIARALAVEPEILLMDEPASALDPIATQKIEDLIHELKKNFTIIIVTHSMQQAARVSDQTAFFYMGRLIETGKTETMFTKPKNKQTEDYITGRFG, encoded by the coding sequence ATGGGGCAAGCTGTTAAAATCGCTTCCAAAAATCTGGACTTTTACTATGGTGACTTCAAGGCTCTTGAAGATATTTCCATGGATTTTGAAGAAAACAGGGTTACCGCGCTTATCGGGCCTTCCGGTTGTGGTAAAAGTACTTTTCTGCGCTGCCTGAACAGGATGAATGACCTTATCCCCGGTACCCGCGTGGATGGTGACCTTACCCTTGATGAAGAAGATATTTACGCTCAGGGGCTGGATGTTGTTACCCTCAGAAGGCGTGTGGGCATGGTTTTCCAGAAACCCAACCCCTTTCCCAAGTCCATCTTTGAGAACGTTGCTTACGGTCTGCGCGTAAACGGCGTTAAAGATAAGGAATTTATCGCCCACAAGGTTGAAGAAAGCCTCAAGGGCGGTGCTCTCTGGGACGAGGTAAAGGATCGCCTCCATTCTTCCGCACTCGGGCTTTCCGGTGGTCAGCAGCAGAGACTGTGTATTGCCCGCGCTCTCGCGGTTGAGCCTGAAATCCTGCTTATGGACGAGCCTGCATCCGCTCTCGATCCCATCGCCACCCAGAAGATCGAGGACCTGATCCACGAGCTTAAGAAGAATTTCACCATTATCATCGTGACCCACTCCATGCAGCAGGCTGCACGTGTGTCCGACCAGACTGCATTCTTTTACATGGGACGTCTTATTGAGACCGGTAAAACCGAAACCATGTTCACCAAACCCAAGAACAAGCAGACTGAAGATTACATCACTGGTAGATTCGGTTAG
- the phoU gene encoding phosphate signaling complex protein PhoU: MEQRAHFIKKMDDLKVQVLRMSSMAETALHNSIKALSECNAELAEDVIMNDIKINELECELDEYNLSLLALDQPMARDLRFIVGSMRIASNLERIGDQAVNLANHTVFLSTRPPLPFNQQLDQMSAIAQDMVAKAVKAFADEDHVLAAEVCGMDNEADSLNVRILKGLIENMVSETRIVERGVHLIMAAANLERVADQATNIAESVIFISQGVNIKHQCKG, translated from the coding sequence ATGGAGCAGCGTGCCCACTTTATAAAAAAAATGGACGACCTGAAGGTTCAGGTCCTCAGGATGTCCAGCATGGCGGAAACCGCCCTGCACAATTCAATAAAAGCTCTCAGTGAATGCAATGCCGAGCTGGCTGAAGATGTCATCATGAACGACATCAAGATCAACGAACTTGAATGCGAGCTTGATGAATACAATCTCAGTCTGCTGGCCCTTGACCAGCCCATGGCCCGGGACCTGCGTTTCATTGTCGGTTCCATGCGTATTGCGAGCAACCTCGAAAGGATTGGCGATCAGGCGGTTAATCTCGCCAATCATACGGTCTTTTTGAGCACCCGTCCTCCGCTGCCGTTCAACCAGCAGCTGGACCAGATGAGTGCTATTGCACAGGACATGGTCGCCAAGGCGGTCAAGGCTTTTGCTGATGAAGACCATGTCCTTGCTGCCGAAGTCTGCGGCATGGATAATGAAGCGGACAGCCTCAATGTCCGGATTCTTAAAGGCCTTATCGAGAATATGGTCTCCGAGACAAGAATTGTTGAGCGCGGTGTGCATCTGATCATGGCTGCCGCCAACCTTGAGCGTGTTGCGGATCAGGCCACCAACATTGCCGAGTCAGTTATTTTCATCAGTCAGGGTGTAAACATCAAGCACCAGTGCAAGGGCTAA